GATTTAGAAAAGTGATCAAAACTCATCAAATGTGATCAGTAACATTAACAAAATATCTGAAACCGCTGCACTACTTAATACATTTTAGACAGGGTATCAAAATTTTTAGATAggttaatctgtgtgtgtgtgtatataactgATCTTTAGAAATTGCAACTGTGATGAAGTTTAGATGTTCATATAAAAGGGAGATCTAAAGATGTAAAATTtgctattatttatttgatcaagataCAATTATTCTTAAATGCTAAAGCCACGgtgctaataaaataaaatgcaagatGTTTTCCCTGATTCTCACTGGGATGCGTTTGTTTGAAATGATAAATAGCGATGCAGAATTACCAATTCCACCGAACACTTGGTTTTACCTGAAGAGTTACATCAAGAGATGAACGGGGCTGTGCGCGGCTGGCCATTCGGCCCGGTGTCACGTTGATTTCCAGTCTGGAGGATCACCCTGAAGACCCTCCCTCCCCACACCGCGAGATAAGAGGCACACAGATCATATGGGATTAGCGTGAGTCTAAAAGCACACGAGCAACTCTGACCCAATCCAAATCTGACTTGTTATATTGAAGGATTCTCAACTACATTGACCAGGACACCAGCAATCCTCCAGAGGAAGATTTAGTGTTTGGAGAGGCAATGAGGATGAAGATGTTGTTTTGCAGTCTGCTGTTTGTGTTGGGAGGAGATGTTCTCCTGGCCTGCTCTCTGAAGAACTACACGCTGTACGTGGAGAGACACGAGTGCGGTCACTGCATGGCCGTCAACACCACCATGTGCAGCGGAATGTGCTTCACACAGGTAAGAGCTGGCAGCTTCACAATACGATCATGGAGCATGCTTCTGGGATCTAATAATGTGTACAACAATTCGGACAACTGACCAGTTCCATACCAGAGATAAGCAGGTTTCATGATGAACGACGCTTTCAGTTTTATTCATTCTTTGACAATGAAGTGCAGAGCATCTGGTCCTGAATAAGAAATATTTAGATCATATTTAATTTACCattgaatatatttaatcataCATGAAAAAGCAATAACTTATGTTAAAAGTATAGTTAATCTAGCATATGCTTTTTGTGTAtgtggtgtgtgtttgtatgtcatAAGGAAATTGAAACaaagatatatatgtgtgtgtgtgtgtgtgtgtgtgtgtgtgtgtgtgtctgtgtgtatatatatatatatatatatatatatatatgcgagaGAGTAAGAGAAAGTGAATCAGAAAAATCAGAGTAGTATTCATAAAAAATGACTTGTTCTGGGGACATTACACACATGTGAAACACCACTAATAAGAACAGCTGTCTTTCATAAGCCATTTTATATTTTGTCCATGTTGTTTATGAACCTAAACATCAAAAGACGACATGTGAAATCAGATCATAATAATGTTACACACTTTCTTCATTATATAAAAGTACATCTCAATataaattgcattatataaatatatataaaagtacatCTCAATACATGTTGAGAATCGATGGGCAAGATGGAGCAAAGCTTTTGATTTCTTCTTTTGTATTATCTTGGATTTTTTTCTCTGCACACTATCTCATTGGTTTTAGAggaaatatactttatttattacaataaacaaCAAGTAGAAATACACGATAGGCAATAATTAGTAATAAGCATAAATACATTCTGTTTGGCATTCATGTAGATTAGattaaatatattgcagatataaatatactaaacattCTATACTGTActactttgtgtgtgtgacaggacACAAACCTCAGAGGATTTGTGGGCAAGCGTTTCCTGATTCAGAGAGGATGCATGCATCGTTCTGTGGTCTATCATTCGGCTAAGATGCCCGGCTGTCCTGTCCACATCGACCCGCTCTTCTTTTATCCGGTGGCACGCCGGTGCCGCTGCACAAAATGCAACACTACCAGGAACGAGTGTGTTTACAAGCCCAAACACACTCCCAGCAAATGCTCCGAGCACCTGCGTGCCGTCTGACATCAGTCGACAAGGGGCTTTCCTCACAATAAAACTCAGTTCTGATAACCTTCTTTTAGAAAGTGTTTCTCATTTCAGCTATAGAGAGAGTAAACAATGTGACTGGTTTTGTAACAATgctgtatatataatatacacacacataccaaattcagttataatgTCTTGATGAATATTGTAGGTGAGAGACAGTCTTTTTTCATTGTGGTTCTCCTGTCTGTATCTTTTTCACTATAAATGTCTGCATTCATCACTAAAGTCTCATTTACTGTAactctgtaaaaataatattcacacattaaaaaaaacaaaaaaaaaaaaacaagcatatgCTTCCATAGAAAAAACATTACTAGAGCACCAGAATAAACAtactaaactaaaataacaattaaaatctcCACATAACAATGAACTATTCTTACCTTGATCTTTTATGTATGAGAGCAATTTATTTGACTTCTTAGGTTACATCAGAAAGGcttgcaaaatatatttatatattaattgcaCAGTTTGCCAACTACATACGTATGCATGTGTCTAAGGACAATGTATTTTTAAACTGTTACTGATTGATGATGGTGATGACTCACACATTTTATTAccaaagtatataaataatgtcgtgaaaactgaaaaataaacatgaatcatAAAATTTGGTTTGGCATTGACatattatgaaaaatgtatgcaaattcgGGATCTGTGCGATGTATGTTCTCAGTGCCGCTTCCACAACTATCACAATCAGTTTTTGCCTTCATTAAGCTTTGACTAAAAAGCAgaacagatcattaaaaaaatgtccaaTTATTTATATGGTCATAACATAGCAATGTGGTTTCCAAGTGAAAGTGTATTTCTGTTGTGTTTAGGACATttaccattttaaatatataattgatttTCCTTTATTTGTCCAACATCCCATACTGATTCACTGTTGCATTAATTATTGTGATTTAGAATtttccttaataaataaataaataaataaaatataactaatacaaacaaacataattttacaCAATTAGATATAATTGTAATTAGCCTTCATAAAATGGgtttatatttgcaaataaaataattataataatctatAATTTACATTCAGTACTTTGTTGACTTTGACTTTCACTGCTTTTATCTCTAgtgatttatgaaatatttattacagGTGTACCTATAATCAGAGATTAAGGATCTTGAAATTGATTGAAAGTGTCTAGATCAAAGGTGCAATGATTTGTGATTCTCGGGACAAaatcaatatataatattttgatgtCCAGACCAGGAACCTTCTATTTAGATCAGtactatttctatttctatttactattatattaccatttaaaaaaagatatgcaTGTTTCAGGTTCAGAACATTATATGCATgtaaaagcatgctctggaagaaatccaacattacaaaaaaaaaaaaaaaaaaaaaaaaaaaattatattaatatttcctCTAAAATTTAGGAATGCACTTAAAGATACTGATCGAAAATCCCTTAgcatacatgcaagtgtgtgtgtggtagtgtAAGTGTCTCTTTGCATGCCTGCTGTAAGAAGATCCTGCTCCTCTGATTGGCCGTGCAGTCAGTCACAGCGGAGACACACAGCGAGGGAGTGAACAGCCG
This Carassius gibelio isolate Cgi1373 ecotype wild population from Czech Republic chromosome A23, carGib1.2-hapl.c, whole genome shotgun sequence DNA region includes the following protein-coding sequences:
- the LOC127944559 gene encoding thyrotropin subunit beta, which codes for MRMKMLFCSLLFVLGGDVLLACSLKNYTLYVERHECGHCMAVNTTMCSGMCFTQDTNLRGFVGKRFLIQRGCMHRSVVYHSAKMPGCPVHIDPLFFYPVARRCRCTKCNTTRNECVYKPKHTPSKCSEHLRAV